TGATGATTCTTTCGATATTGTGACCCGCCTGATTGATATTGACCATAGCCTGGCTCATTTCCCCCATGCGCCTCTGCCCTTGACCTGCGGATTCCTGAATTCCGCGAATCAGGTCATTGGCCCCGGAAGCATGTTCAGCCCCCTGGCGCGTCTGTCCGGCGATTTCGTTCATGGATGCCGAAATTTCCTCCAGCGATGCCGCCTGATCCGTCGCCCCCTTGGAGAGATGTTGGCTGGAAGCGGCCACCTGCCCGGCCCCCGACGCGATCTGGTCGGCGGATTGATGAATCTGTGAGATCGTGCCGCGCAGATCCTCGGAAAGTTTCTGTAAAGCGCCGCGCACGATATCGTCCTGGTCCCGTGGCTGTACGCTGCGCGTCAGGTCGCCTTCGGCAAGGCGCGCGAGAGTATCTACGACCTCATTGCGCAAACTGTCCGCCAATGCGTCCATGGCGCGGGCGGTGTCGCCGATCTCGTCCTGGCGCTTCATGTTGAGCCGCTGCACCAGGCGGCCTTCGGCCAGTGCCTGCATCATTTCGCGCAGGCGCAAGACCGGGATTTTCACCAACCGGCCCAGCAGCACATAAATGCAAACCAGTGCCGTAAGCAGTCCCCCTATGCCCGTGGCCAGCCCCGTGCGAATGCTGCCGGTGGCCGCCTGATCGGCAGTCGCGGCCATCAGTGCGGCGGCTTTATGAATGTCCTGCATACTGTAGCGCAGGTACAGCACTCCGGATAAATCATTGAGTTTTGCATCAAAGTGACAACGCAGGCAGTCGGCGCTGAGATAGTGACTGCGGGCGAGAAAAAGCGAGTCCCCCTGTTCTTTCTGCAGCAATTCGTATCCGGAAGCGACGGCTTCGGCAAAGTCTTCGGGACTTAAGGATCTCTGCAGGTTTTCAGGGCGGTTGGTGTAAACAATGAGGCCCTGGGGGTCGGTCAAGCCGATCTCCTCGACGCCGCTAATCGCGCCGAGATCCTGAATCAGCTCGCGAAAAATATCCATTTCGCCGCGTTCGATGGATCCGGCCGCTCCGGTCTCAAAGCTGTCGAAGACGTTGCGGGCCCGGTCCCGGCCTGCTTTGTTCAGGGCGCCAAGGGCCTGATCCGAGATGGTTTGCTGCAGGTTTCG
The window above is part of the Geoalkalibacter ferrihydriticus DSM 17813 genome. Proteins encoded here:
- a CDS encoding methyl-accepting chemotaxis protein, with protein sequence MRINIQWRVGGLLALVLVIAFGASTFVGGAQMRNLQQTISDQALGALNKAGRDRARNVFDSFETGAAGSIERGEMDIFRELIQDLGAISGVEEIGLTDPQGLIVYTNRPENLQRSLSPEDFAEAVASGYELLQKEQGDSLFLARSHYLSADCLRCHFDAKLNDLSGVLYLRYSMQDIHKAAALMAATADQAATGSIRTGLATGIGGLLTALVCIYVLLGRLVKIPVLRLREMMQALAEGRLVQRLNMKRQDEIGDTARAMDALADSLRNEVVDTLARLAEGDLTRSVQPRDQDDIVRGALQKLSEDLRGTISQIHQSADQIASGAGQVAASSQHLSKGATDQAASLEEISASMNEIAGQTRQGAEHASGANDLIRGIQESAGQGQRRMGEMSQAMVNINQAGHNIERIIKTIDEIAFQTNLLALNAAVEAARAGQHGRGFAVVAEEVRTLAGRCSKAAQETSNLIADAVAKAEAGAEIARSTEESFSAIVGGIKNITSMVSEIASGTREQAEGIAQVNLGLGQVDQVTQQNTANAEQSAAAAEQLAGQSHRLRELMARFKLGAKSDSGRFLP